The Gavia stellata isolate bGavSte3 chromosome 30, bGavSte3.hap2, whole genome shotgun sequence nucleotide sequence AAGTGCTCCCCGTCTGCTGCGGGGTGTAAAGCAGCCCGCAGGCAAGGCTAGAAGAGACCTGCCTCCACCCCAAAGCCTGGCCAGAGGGTTTCTTGCAACGCTGCTTTAGAGGTGTGACCGGTGCAGGGGTCATGTCGCCAGTGTCAGCTCTGAGGATCCTTTAtccgtggggctggggtggaTGGCAGAAAACTGCCCCGTAGAGAGGTGGCAGGGCCCCAGGACACGAGGTTTCCATGTGCTCGGACGCGTGTGTCATCGGGAATGGTTCTTGTTCTgggttttctctctctctcccaccaCCATCTTTCTCAGTGGTGTCCTACAGGTTTTCCCGGTCTCTCTCCTATTCACACATGGTGTCTTATTTTGCCCTGGGCTGTAGCTAAAACTCAGGATGGTGTGGCCTTAGAGATCCAGCCCCTGAAGAGCCAGGAAGGGGTGGAAaatgaggagaaggagaagaagaaggtgaAGGTGCCCAAGAAGGAGAAGTCTGTGCTGCAAGGGAAGCTCACGCGCCTGGCGGTCCAGATCGGGAAGGCGGGTGAGTGGCGGTGGCCTGGCATGAGCTGTCACCCCAGAGCTCTCGCTGGAAGTGGCATGGGGAGAAGGGGTTGTCCCCTTCCCCTTCATCCCCTCACCTGCCgctctccctctttccccagGGCTGATCATGTCGGCCATCACGGTCATCATCTTGGTGCTGTACTTTGTGATCGACACATTTGGGGTGCAGGGGCGGCCCTGGCTGGCAGAGTGCACCCCCATTTACATCCAGTACTTTGTCAAGTTCTTCATCATCGGTGTCACCGTGTTGGTGGTGGCTGTGCCTGAAGGGCTCCCGCTGGCAGTCACCATCTCCCTGGCTTACTCCGTGAAGGTGAGACCACGATGCAGCAGGGTTGCTGGGGGCATGATGGAGAAATTCACGCTTTTGGCTCTGACCTTCCTGGTCATGGTTGCATGGCCTGTTGCAGAAAATGATGAAGGACAACAACCTTGTGAGACACCTGGACGCATGTGAGACCATGGGCAACGCCACCGCCATCTGCTCGGACAAGACGGGCACACTTACCATGAACCGCATGACCGTGGTGCAAGCCTACGTGGGGGACACCCACTACCGCCAGATCCCTGACCCTGAAGCCATCCTGCCCAAGATCCTGGACCTCATAGTCAATGGTGTTGCCATCAACTCTGCCTACACATCCAAGATCCTGGTGAGTTGGAGAACCACCACCTTGTGTCCTCTGGTCTTCTCGCTGTTGgccatccctgcagctcccATCCTGCCGTACCCAGGTTTggcattgcttttcctttcctttttcctctccagccACCCGAGAAGGAAGGGGGGCTACCCCGGCAAGTGGGGAACAAGACCGAGTGCGCCCTGCTGGGTTTCGTGCTGGACCTGAAGCAGGATTACCAGGCTGTGCGGAACGAAGTGCCAGAGGAGAAGCTCTACAAGGTCTACACCTTCAACTCAGTGCGCAAGTCCATGAGCACGGTGCTGAAGAATGGCAACGGCGGCTTCCGCATGTACAGCAAGGGAGCCTCCGAGATCATCCTCCGCAAGTAACCATCCTCCCTTGCTATGCTGgtcctctccccatcccatgGGCTTTAGGCTCTCGATGCACTGTGGAGCTGTTTTGGAGGGCTGCAGGGTGAAGGGTGCCCAGGTGCTGTGGAGCGGGGAGGTGACTGTCGGGAGGTGCTGCCATGCAAAGTGTTTAACTCTCTTTGGGTGGCTTTGGTAAAGCTGTAGGGAGCTGTGGGTAAGGGGGATGCCCCCGTTTTGCAGATGGGGAAGCTGGGTGACAGGGGGAGCAGATCGCTGAGCTGGCAGCACGTGCCACTGCTGGTCTCCCTCACCCTCCATTCCGGTCCTGCATTAGATGCACCAGGATCCTCGACAAGAATGGAGACCCTCGGGTGTTCAAGGTGAAGGACCGTGATGAGATGGTGAAGAAGGTGATAGAGCCCATGGCCTGCCACGGGCTGCGGACCATCTGCCTGGCTTTCCGTGACTTCCCCGCTGACGCCGAGCCGGACTGGGACAGTGAGAACGAGATCCTGTCTGACCTGACCTGCATCGCTGTGGTCGGGATAGAGGACCCTGTGCGACCGGAGGTACCgaatcccagctctgccctggctgTCCTCCACCCCAGCCCCGTTCCTGGGCCAGGAGCACCTTTCCCTGCTGCTCAGGACCACGAGTCCCTTAAGAAAGCACAAGCAGCTCCTCTGCATCCATCCCTGAAGTGCCCCATGCTaccagctccctgctgccagcattTTGCTCCAATACCTGGACATAATGACCCGGTGGCAGGTTTTTTCCACCCAAACTTCCCCCCAACTGCTACCAGGGGTCTGTGCACAAGCCAGGCTGGTTCCACATGCAGTTGAAAGGTGCATGGAGACACCATGCAGGGGTGACAGAGGGGAGTTGGGAAGGGACAGCGCTGATCTAGCTGGTTCCTCCCTCACAGCTTgctgcctccctctgcctctgccgCAGGGTTgacaggcaggcagctgggctaATGCAATAAGCCCTCCGATACCTGCCTCTTGATTACATTTTGGAGCTTGCCCCTGCGCTCCTGCCTTGCTTGCATCTTTCCTGATTAGATGTTCAAGTATCTGGGTCTGGGAATTGCATTACAGATGCCCCGTCTGCACCGGCTCTGGAGGCCGTTGATTCAATTTGCTAATTTCTCACTAATATCCTCTTCCCCCACCGCTCCGTAATAGAAAAACCCATTAGTGCAGCAACGTGCTGCTGGAGTGCTGCGAGGGGGCGGACAAAGTGCCCCTGTTGTGATGGATCACCGGGCTGTGCCTCGGTGCCCCGCACTGTGGCGTGCCAGGGAGGAGGCAGTGAGGTTGCCTTCCccttggggcaggggctggaagATCTCGCGCTGTCTGTGCCGGAGGAGCTGCTCCAGACACGCGCACGAGTCTGGCTGGAGCCGCGGCGAGGGCAAGAGGCTGCGGTGCAGGAGCAGCTGGCCACAGCAGCGAGCAGGGGCAGGCATCCTCCCCGGTCCCTGGTGGCTTCCCCCCATATCCCAGGGATAAACGGCTGAGCTGTttcggggcaggggggagcggTTTTGGTTCAGCATCTCATTCCCAGTGTGAGCACTGAGCTGAGCTGCAGGTGGAGCTGAGCTGACCCACCGGAGCCATTTTAGGGAAGGatgggagaggagctgcctggctccCGGGACACCCCGTGCCAAACCAGAGCATCCTGCCCTACCTGTCCCCAACTCTGTCCCCATTCCCCAGGTGCCGGATGCCATCCTGAAGTGTCAGCGTGCAGGGATCACTGTCCGCATGGTGACGGGGGACAATATCAACACCGCCCGTGCCATCGCCACCAAGTGTGGCATCCTGCTGCCAGGGGAGGACTTCTTGTGCCTGGAGGGGAAGGAGTTCAACCGGCTCATCCGCAATgagaagggagaggtgggagagCAGCCCCCAGGTCCTGCTCTGCAGTGGGTGTGGGTGGCCTTTCCAACAGCCCCAGCAGCGTAAGGCGCTGAATCCCGCTGggttttcctcctccccttggATACATGCAGCTGGTCCCTCCTCTTGCTGGGATCCTCAGCCAGCACAGCCGCAGGGGTGTCTGAGTGCTTGGAGGCAAAGGCACTGTCCTGGTTGGGGTTTGCTCTCCAGTGGGGCAGAAGGTTTCTGGGGGGGTCCCTTCCCTTTCTCACATGTGCCTTGTCCTGCAGGTGGAACAGGAGCAGCTGGATAAGATCTGGCCCAAGCTGCGTGTGCTGGCCCGCTCCTCCCCGACAGATAAGCACACGCTCGTGAAAGGTGAGCGCCTGTCAgcccccccagctgctgcctcgCACCAGAGCGTCTCATCCTGCTCTGCCCAGGTGCTTTTGCAGCATAATCCATGCTGGCAGCCTGCCCTTAGGGCTTATTTTCTCTGAACTGCTTGTCTCTGTTTCAGGAATTATCGACAGCACCGTTGGTGACCAGAGGCAGGTGGTGGCCGTAACCGGGGACGGGACCAACGATGGCCCAGCTTTGAAGAAAGCTGACGTTGGGTTTGCCATGGTATGGACAGGCGGCGGGTTTTCCCTGGGGGCGGCTTTCGCTCTCTGGGGTGAGAAACTAACGGCACGCTTGGTTACTCTCagcactgaaattatttctggaCCGGGAAAACTCTTTTCCAAATCTACAGGttggcttaaaaagaaaaaagaaactttctttGAAGGTTTGATTTAATTCTCATGAACTTTATAGGACTCTTAGTAAAAGATCGATGGAAAGCAATCCTCTGAGAGCCTGGCTTAGGGCTGGGCTCCTCTGTCCCGCCTGGAGGGACTGTGTCAAGCTGAAGGTGACACCGCGCTTGCAGACCACCCAGAGCAGGGTCCTGCCTGGGCCCAGTTTCCGAGATGTGGGGTCCAGGAGAGTCGTGGGAACCCAGTAACTCAGCATGACTTGGTTTATCCctgcagttcttcacccagGCTCGTAACGGGCAGCCCAGGCTCTGAGCGTGGTGCTGACACTGGCTTGGGGAGTTTATTTACAGTGAAGAACTCCGATCTCCTGgtttgctgctttcctttgccctgtctgaaagaagcaagaaaataaacctgTCAGTTTTAATGGGTTTCCTGTGAATTGTTTAAGTTTAGGTATGAGAGCAGGAGCCAGCTGCTGGGTGGAGCCTTAGGAGCCCATGTAGGGAGCTTTGAGCAAATGAGACATTTTTGGGGAGCAGGGATTTTTAGGAAGGTGTTAAATATCCAAGTGCAATTCTGGAGCCTTTAGGACAAACAGCAGAAGGTAGTCTGTCTTCTCTTGGGGACCGTACAGCAGGACTCCCTGTCCCCATATGCAGGATCAGACCCTGGCCAGGCGCTGGGCTTTGCTGGGTGCTAGGCACCGGGGCCGTGCTGCCCTTGGGTCTCCAGAGAGCGGGGATCAAACAGCATGTGGGGTACCTTCAGCTCATCCGTCCACCTTGCTCCCAAGCTCATGCCCCGCAACAGCCGGGGGTGTTCCCGTCTGAGATGGGTCTTGCAAATCTCAAGAGAGCTTCTCCGGGAAAGCACCAGGGAACCGGCTCATTACGGGCATCGCTCCGGTGCATTTAATTACCGCAAAGCGAGCGCCTCTGTGCGCCGGCGGTGAGAAACGCAGCgagcccagctcctggggagcAATCGGTGTCCGGCTGAGATGCTGCAGGTGACTTTTGGGGGAGGCTGTGGGCAGCCCTGCTTGCTGTGGGGCTGCCATCCACCTCGGACGGGGCAGAGGGCACCAGGAAGGTGCCGGGGCTTTGGGCTGCTGAGCTCACGCTCTCATTTGGGGGTCCCAACCCTCGCTCGCAGCAgagatgcccagccagggaTCCCCGTGTTCCCTGGCATAAGGAGGAAGTGGCGCTTACAAGCCGTTTTCCAGCTTTGCTGCGCTGCGGCCCCTGTCCGGGGCACGCACGGCGACAGGCTGTAAAGCTGTGCTGACTCAGAGCCCCGCTCTGGAGCTGAGCCGGTGTCCGTCCTTGAAGGCTTTGCTGCTTTGGAGCCTCCGCTCTCCGGGGTGCGTTGGCGCAGCCACGGCAGGACTTGCTGTCAAACGCAGGACTGGCACCGGCTCCTCTGGCTCCGGTGGATTTTTCTCTCGGGGCCGTTTCtgggaagaagcggagccgggTGGATGGTGAGCGTGAAGCTTGCTCCGTGACTCACCCCATCGCTTTCTCCCTGGTCCTCAAGGGCATCGCAGGCACGGATGTGGCAAAGGAGGCTTCGGACATCATCCTGACGGATGATAATTTCACCAGCATCGTCAAGGCGGTGATGTGGGGACGTAACGTCTACGACAGCATCTCCAAGTTCCTGCAGTTCCAGCTGACGGTTAACGTCGTGGCTGTCATCGTGGCCTTCACGGGCGCCTGCATCACGCAGGTACGGGGCTGCTGGCCTCGGCAGGAGGAGAGCGGAGGCTCCTGTGAAATGGGGAATGAAGAGAGGGCAGTTTCGGTAGTGTGACGAGTTCTCCCCCCTCTCTCTACAGGACTCTCCCCTGAAGGCTGTCCAGATGCTGTGGGTGAACCTGATCATGGACACCTTCGCCTCCTTAGCCCTGGCCACGGAGCCCCCGTCCGAGTCCCTGCTGCTGCGCAAGCCATACGGCCGCAACAAGCCGCTCATCTCCCGCACCATGATGAAGAACATCCTGGGGCACGCGGTGTACCAGCTAACTATCATTTTCACGCTGCTTTTTGCGGGTGAGCTTTGAGGCCCTAAGAAACAacaggggaaaaggaaaggggcAGAGTCCCAGCACTGCCTCCTGAGCCGCCTTTCTTCACCAGCGTTGGGGAACCTTGTTCTCAGCTGTCACTCGGTGCCCTCGCGTTGGGCAGGACAGAGCTTATCTAATAATGGATGGGAAGTCGAGGGGTGTTAAGGGAGAGGATTTATGTTGAGGGTCAAGACCTCGCTGGGCGCAGAGACAGTTTTAGCCAGAGCAGCAGGTTTTCAAGgtttttaaggaaataagggTTCAGTGGGACTAGCATGTGGGACTCCAGCTGCGTCAAGGGATCTTCAGCAAGAGCCTGGGATCCTAATTCCACATCTACCAGTGCAGAGCAGAAGTAAGGAACAGGATCTCatcttctcctctcttccctgcccttccccatccccttcctAAAACCCCTTGTCTGCTTAGGGGAGAAGTTCTTTGACATCGACAGTGGCCGGAACGCCCCACTCCACTCCCCACCCACTGAGCACTACACCATCGTCTTCAACACTTTTGTCATGATGCAGTTGTTCAACGAGATCAATGCACGCAAGATCCATGGGGAGAGGAACGTCTTCGAGTCCATCTACCGCAACCCCATCTTCTGCACAGTGGTGCTGGGGACATTTGCAGCTCAGGTGAGGCTGTGGGAACAGCGTGGGAATAAGAcggtggggctgggaggggaccgTGACACAGACAGGACCAGTGTCTGCTGCAGTCACTGTCCACAGCTCTGTCCTGTCCCCTtattcttctccagcagctaCTTGGTGACACACAAGCCTAGATGTGAGGTCCTTGTTCCTTTCATGATcccagggagaggggagaagatgTGTGGCCCTTGGGACCTTTTCATCATGTGGCTGTGCCACGCAGCCCTTGAAGCTCCCCGGTGTGTGACTTGTTCTTTCCTGTGCTGTAGATCATCATTGTGGAGTTTGGTGGGAAGCCGTTCAGCTGCTCCGGGCTCACCCTGAGCCAGTGGTTCTGGTGTATTTTTATTGGAGTGGGAGAGCTCCTCTGGGGCCAGGTAAGAGCCAGTCTGAGAAACATACCACGTGCCTCCATGCCACAGAATGCTCACAGCCCAGCCTGCCTCTCCCTTCCCGCTCCCTTGTTCTCCCCAGTATTTATTCAAGGCAGCTTTGGAAGGGGGTGATGCTCCGTCCTAGTACCACACCACCAGCGAGGAGAGGAGGTTGCTAATCTACTCCTCGTTCCCACCCTGCTTGCAGTGGGGCACATCCAGCAGTGGCATGTCTTGGCTGCATCCTGGCATCTCTCAGCTGAGTCCTGGCAGCTCGCTGCAGGAATGCTCCCCCATGGTCAAGGCTGGCGGTGGGCTCCATGCTGCCCTAGCCCGCAGGCTAAGGAGCcgctctctccctgcctctccccagctgatCTGCACTGTCCCAACCAGCCACCTGAAGTTCCTGAAGGAAGCTGGGCATGGCATCACCAAGGAGGAGATCCcagaggaggagctgcctgAAGATGTGGATGAGATCGACCACGCTGAAATGGAGCTGCGGCGCGGGCAGATCCTGTGGTTCAGGGGTCTCAACAGAATACAGACGCAGGTACTGTGGGGCAGGGGGTACTGTGGggctcttctttctctctctctttctttctctttctttctctccagggGCTCTGTCTGGAAAGAGGCGACGGCTGCTGCTCGGAGGATGCCATTGCCTCCTGGGCTAGACTTCTTTCACCACCTGTGCCTTTCTGGGTCTGCCCTGGTTGGGGAACCAGGACAGCCTGGCTTTCGGGGACagctcggggcggggggaggcacCGGTCTGTTCTGATGCAGAGCGCAGCATCCTGCAGCTCGAGGCCAGGCTGGTCTGCAGGAGGCTGGATGTGCTGCCGATGGCACCTCGTGCAGCAGAGGAGGGGACTCGAAGTTGCAGTGGGCCTATGGAGCTGCCCGGGCTCTTACCCAGTTGTGCAGCGGGTCAGTGTTGAAGCTGCTCTCGGTCACTGCTGGGACGCCGCTTCCAGCGGGGGAACATGTCCAGGAGGGATCTGCCTGCACGAGACCCTCTCCGGTCTCgcttctctgctgctctctgtCCTTCCCGACGGGCTTTGGCCAAGGGTTCTTGCCACCCATCCCTGCCAGCTCTCCAGGCGTGGGAGGAGAATCTACCTGTTAATACGGTTTTTATATCAGCTGACTCAGTTTTTCCTAAAAGGGTGTTTTTTCCCCCGGActgctggctgggcagggcagggagagctcccTGCAGCAAGGTCACTGCCCCTCATCTTTCCTTGAggcctgggcagagctgccccatGGAGGAAAGCTGTAGGTCCCCAGTGGCCCCTGGCATTCAGGGCTGCTTTGTTATCCTTcgttcctcctcctctggccCTCTGACAAATGGAGATAACCAAAATGGCCCAGACACAGGGACTGGAATGAGCACAGCAGCCATGTTGTGCCGTGTTAACTTTGCTTCTCCTCTGTGAGATGTTGCCTTGATGGTTTCAAGGTGAAGTTCAGCCTCGATTCCCTGCCCGTTGTGAGCGGTGAGAGGCGGCCAGGCTCTTCTGGCGACCCAGGGCAGCACTGGTCACCGGTGCTGCGGGCGGCTGAGCTGCCGGCTCAGCCTGGCTCATTCACGTGAAAGAtgtgctgggagcactgggctgTTTCAGAAGCGGTCCGGATGTGTTGGGGGCCTGGTAGGTATGAATGGCTGCAGTACCAGCGGCCAGGCatgctgctggggctgagcccggAGCCTCCGAGGTACCTCCCTGCAGCCGTGGTGGACCTGGGCTGAAAAGAGCTCTTGCAACTTGAAAAATGCCTTCTGGCCGTTGGTGTGTCCTGGAGCCTCTTTAGGGACTCCTTTCCTGGCTGTGGTGCCCTGCATGTCgagcagagcagctggcaggTCCAACACGAGCGTCTTGAGGGCTTCTGACCCGAGTCAGCAGGTCTTAAGCGAGAGCACAGGGCTCTTCCCCGCGGGCCAGCCGGGTGTGCTGGGGAAAAGAGGGTCCCTCTGTGGAGGGAGATCAAACTGCAGTGTGTAAAATGCCTCCCAGGTGAACTAGAGCTGCTTGTGGGTCTGGAGGAGGTGTCCCTTCCCGAGGAGCTGTGTGCTCTACCAGCGGGCTGActggcatggggctggggacagtcAAGCTGCAAAGTGTCTGGGAAGCCACGGTAGCACCCGGATGCTGCTCGGTTCCTCAGCCTCAGTGTGCATCCACAGAGCAACTGTGGCCTACCACCAAGGCTCTGCTTCTTTGCTGCACCCCTGCCCGCCCCTACCAGCTCTGCTTCTGAGCCCTATGCAGAGCCATGAGCCTGGGAGAGAGGCTGAAACATCTTTCAGCATGGCCGGCTGCCGTGGGAGCTGCGGACGCGTGGTGTGTCCCAAGATTTGGCCCCCAAGCTGTACATCCCATGGGGCTGAGGGACCAGAAACCCTTTCCCAGTGCAGTCTTCTGGACCACCAGCTTCCAGCTCACACCTCTGCCCACcgtctctctttctctgctcctcctgcagATTGTCGGGATAACCCAAGGTGTTTCCTCTGTTGCTCCCTCCCACCGCAGTCTCCTTCTTGGTGGTGGGATAAACCCTGTCCCTCTCGTGCCTGCGAGAGCTGGGCAAAGGCTGGAAGCCGacctctcctctgctcccagaAACACCAGCTGAACCCAGTGCGGGTTTACGGGagcgcggggtgggggggttctctcttccctcctccccacctctccgtcctccttcttccttcttgtcCGTGTGTGTCTGCccaacctccctgctcccctccatccctgacccctctccctgtctctggcCGGGGCGACACTATCTCACTCTCTGGTTCTTTGCAGATGGACGTAGTTTACACATTCCAGACCGGCGCCTCCTCTTTGCAGGGAGCCCTCAGGAGACAGCCTTCCATCGTGAGCCAGCACCACgatgtaaaaaatgtttctagcCCAACCCATGTAGCTCTTTCCTCCGTCAATTCCACTCCCACCacttctgctgttgctgctgctgctgcatctcCTCCTGCGGGCAGTGAGTGATAGTCTATTACAATGCATGACTTCTAATAACCACAGAGAGCACCTGCACCAACCTAACCCAGCCTGTTCTCTCTCCCTCTAAACCTTGACTCGCACACTGATTTCCAAAATTAAGGATGGGGCGGGaaaactttttgaaaaaaaaaaaaaatagtttttgtgCTGTTGTTGCATCTTTAACAAGTTTACAATACTTTCCAGTCCATCCCCCCCCATTCCTTGTTGCTTCCTCCATTTTTacctcttctcctcctttgcAGGACTGATGTATGAGTCCACCCTCCTGAGGGGTGCAAAAATTGGCGATTCTTGTTAAAAGAACCGTGTGTTCATGAGCAACTAAAAGCATTGCTGTGAAAAGGGCACGCTGCGCCCAAAAGCTGCCGTTTCTTTCCGATGtggctctccccagccccaggatGCCCCAGGAGGGCAGGGATGGGCAGAGGCGTTGCTTTACCAAAGCTGTAAATCTGTTTGGAGGCAGAGTGGCTGCTCGGACCTTCCCACAGCAGTCAGTGTGCTACTGGGGTCGGCTGGGCCGCGGTAACGGGCTGCCTGTATGCTCTCTACCTCTTGCACGCGTGTGAGAAGGGGTGTTTGCTCCTGCCTTGGTTGGGAGCTTGGACGGTGCGTGAGAGCAGCCGGTTACTGTGGCTCAGCTGGTCGGTGGTGACGCATCGGAGCTGCTCAGAGCCACTCACCTGCAGCTCAGCCCGCTGTTTCAGAGCTGGCTTGTAAGCAAGCAGCCTCCCCTGTCCCGCCTGTGAACTTGCATGCTGTGTGAGACAGAGTTGAGCGAGCCCACGCACGTAAGCGTGCCCTTTGCTGCCCTGGAGCTCTACGGGGACAGCACAGGGCTCCGCTGGTCCCCTGTCATAGCTGGAGCATCGCTGCCCCATTGCAGTGGCTCATCAGTGCCCGGCTTGTTCTGCACACACTGGTTCTCGGTGTACGCAGAGACATGGGACTTTCTGCATGCAAACGGAGATGGAAAACATGGCCCTACTGAACATCAGTGGCAAAGCTGGATCCTGGACCTAGCTGTGGGTTTCCAGTCCAAAGAAAAGCCCTCTCTGGTGCAGTGCCCCTCTCCGTGTTCATTGTGAGCTGTGTATACTGGCTTGTGAGCACGTGAGCGTGAAttctctctgcagggctgtgccaggctATGAGTAGGTAGTGTATCTTTCCCGGATAATTGGCTTTTTTATTGCACAGTCATTTTCCGTGTTCTCCTCTTATTAAAGAAATACCCTCGGTGACTTTTTGAATAGCTTTCAGTCTCCACTGTTTATGCActgtgggagagaagagagaatttctgataattttgttttctctctatTTAGCTGACACTGAtgcttgaattttattttgtttaaccCCAGTGTTTCTGAAGCAGCGCAGCTGCCTTCTGTTCCCGACTGCATCTGTGCACCACCAAGACTTTCTAATCGGAAGAAAACCTGCTTAGAGGGGTCTCAGGGTAGTGGGCTTGGGTGGACAAGACAAAgatgcaggtttttttgcagtCTGTGGATTAATGTTCTCCCCGATTTGCAGCAAGGGAATAGATAACTTGGATAGCTTGTGCCCTTCCAAGCAGCCAACAACTTTACCAGAAGCTAACCCAGGTCGCTAAGTCTTCCCTCTGTTTTCTGCCTAGACTTCTCTCTATTTCCCTCTGCcgcttcccttccctctctctcaaaGCTCCACTTCCCTCCATACAGATTAATGGTGTCCCTCTGTCTTCCACTGCACTTCTGTGGGACGAGTTCTCCAGGGCTGGACCTTGGCACCCCCGCCTGCTCTGCCCCTGTTGGGGTgatggaggagagggagtgaCCCTCAGGACACGGtttgcagagctgagctggtCTCCCTTGGGGGTTTTGCCCTGGTTtgagggagctgggcagagcaAGCCAGGGGTCAGTGATGCAGCTGATGCTGGCTTCACACTGAAGATGTGATTTCCATCTCCATGTGAGCAGTGGGGTTTGCCCAGCATATTGCGGTGCTGCAGTGATGGTGTGAAATGAGAATGAATTCCAAGCTTTGGAGGTCATGCAGGTTGCGAAGGTTTCAGGTGGTGAGGAGGTGTGAGCCTGAccgtgggcagggagggaggtgggcTTTCAGCTTGGTTGGGGaggatttcatttttatttgtgctGCCTGGCTCattcaaaacacatttccttGCTTGTTAAGTTCCTTTGACAAGGGAACACCTGAATTAATTTCACAGCAGTTGCTGACAGAGATGGTTAAATCAAAGTGAggaaagctgcagcagaagtttATTAGTGGAGCTGAAGGCAGCGATGGGGGAGATAGGGTCTGGACTCACCAGTGCTTGaggtggtggggcagggagggcttCTGTGAAGCTACTCCTACCTCTGAGCTTGTCCTAGACTGACCACCTAGTTGCTTTGGCAGTCACCTAGGCTCTCGTTAGCTTGTTCAGGTTGGTTATACTTGGTTTAGTTGGTTTTGCACGCTGCGTTTTAGGGGTCGGTGCTTTTGTCAGTGCTTGCAGTTGCTGTTCTTGAGATGTTGATGATGCGACAGATTATTAGTCTTGGTAGAAGGTGGCCTGCTTGGTGGTCTCCCTTGTCCTGTGCATTCACACTAAACACTGAATTTATCCAGGATCTTACTGTGGTCATTAATGCAGCAAACACAGCTCCGAATTTCTGTTCCCAGCTACATAAACTTTCCATTTTTGCAGGCCAGCTGGTGCTCCAGCATCATGGGGGGGGGTACCTGGCCCACGCTCATCTCCTCATGAGTGTCTGTCATCCAGCTTGCGTGTGTGTGCCGATCCGTGTGTGCGTGCAAGAGCTGGCTTGTTTGTTTCTAGCTGGGATGTGCTGAGCCTGTGCCAGGGGCATGCCACGTCGCTCCCCAT carries:
- the ATP2B4 gene encoding plasma membrane calcium-transporting ATPase 4 isoform X5 — its product is MTNNVADHHPGNSVAEGNHEGDFGCSVVELRNLMELRSAEAVARLNDSYGGVQTVCKRLKTSPVEGLSGNPTDLEKRRQVFGQNFIPPKKAKTFLQLVWEALQDVTLIILEIAAIISLGLSFYHPPGGDNELCGQSAGGVEDEGESQAGWIEGAAILFSVIIVVLVTAFNDWSKEKQFRGLQSRIEQEQKFTVIRKGQVIQIPVAEIVVGDIAQIKYGDLLPADGILIQGNDLKIDESSLTGESDQVKKSLDKDPMLLSGTHVMEGSGRMVVTAVGINSQTGIIFTLLGAGEGDEEKKVKKGKKTGAPENRNKAKTQDGVALEIQPLKSQEGVENEEKEKKKVKVPKKEKSVLQGKLTRLAVQIGKAGLIMSAITVIILVLYFVIDTFGVQGRPWLAECTPIYIQYFVKFFIIGVTVLVVAVPEGLPLAVTISLAYSVKKMMKDNNLVRHLDACETMGNATAICSDKTGTLTMNRMTVVQAYVGDTHYRQIPDPEAILPKILDLIVNGVAINSAYTSKILPPEKEGGLPRQVGNKTECALLGFVLDLKQDYQAVRNEVPEEKLYKVYTFNSVRKSMSTVLKNGNGGFRMYSKGASEIILRKCTRILDKNGDPRVFKVKDRDEMVKKVIEPMACHGLRTICLAFRDFPADAEPDWDSENEILSDLTCIAVVGIEDPVRPEVPDAILKCQRAGITVRMVTGDNINTARAIATKCGILLPGEDFLCLEGKEFNRLIRNEKGEVEQEQLDKIWPKLRVLARSSPTDKHTLVKGIIDSTVGDQRQVVAVTGDGTNDGPALKKADVGFAMGIAGTDVAKEASDIILTDDNFTSIVKAVMWGRNVYDSISKFLQFQLTVNVVAVIVAFTGACITQDSPLKAVQMLWVNLIMDTFASLALATEPPSESLLLRKPYGRNKPLISRTMMKNILGHAVYQLTIIFTLLFAGEKFFDIDSGRNAPLHSPPTEHYTIVFNTFVMMQLFNEINARKIHGERNVFESIYRNPIFCTVVLGTFAAQIIIVEFGGKPFSCSGLTLSQWFWCIFIGVGELLWGQLICTVPTSHLKFLKEAGHGITKEEIPEEELPEDVDEIDHAEMELRRGQILWFRGLNRIQTQIKVVNAFRSSLYEGLEKPESRSSIHNFMTHPEFILEEDEPRTPFLDGAEDDPETDGLKKRGGGSLGGSTSLNRNNNAVDSDQAEVTVPEPESPLHSLETSV
- the ATP2B4 gene encoding plasma membrane calcium-transporting ATPase 4 isoform X7, translated to MTNNVADHHPGNSVAEGNHEGDFGCSVVELRNLMELRSAEAVARLNDSYGGVQTVCKRLKTSPVEGLSGNPTDLEKRRQVFGQNFIPPKKAKTFLQLVWEALQDVTLIILEIAAIISLGLSFYHPPGGDNELCGQSAGGVEDEGESQAGWIEGAAILFSVIIVVLVTAFNDWSKEKQFRGLQSRIEQEQKFTVIRKGQVIQIPVAEIVVGDIAQIKYGDLLPADGILIQGNDLKIDESSLTGESDQVKKSLDKDPMLLSGTHVMEGSGRMVVTAVGINSQTGIIFTLLGAGEGDEEKKVKKGKKTKTQDGVALEIQPLKSQEGVENEEKEKKKVKVPKKEKSVLQGKLTRLAVQIGKAGLIMSAITVIILVLYFVIDTFGVQGRPWLAECTPIYIQYFVKFFIIGVTVLVVAVPEGLPLAVTISLAYSVKKMMKDNNLVRHLDACETMGNATAICSDKTGTLTMNRMTVVQAYVGDTHYRQIPDPEAILPKILDLIVNGVAINSAYTSKILPPEKEGGLPRQVGNKTECALLGFVLDLKQDYQAVRNEVPEEKLYKVYTFNSVRKSMSTVLKNGNGGFRMYSKGASEIILRKCTRILDKNGDPRVFKVKDRDEMVKKVIEPMACHGLRTICLAFRDFPADAEPDWDSENEILSDLTCIAVVGIEDPVRPEVPDAILKCQRAGITVRMVTGDNINTARAIATKCGILLPGEDFLCLEGKEFNRLIRNEKGEVEQEQLDKIWPKLRVLARSSPTDKHTLVKGIIDSTVGDQRQVVAVTGDGTNDGPALKKADVGFAMGIAGTDVAKEASDIILTDDNFTSIVKAVMWGRNVYDSISKFLQFQLTVNVVAVIVAFTGACITQDSPLKAVQMLWVNLIMDTFASLALATEPPSESLLLRKPYGRNKPLISRTMMKNILGHAVYQLTIIFTLLFAGEKFFDIDSGRNAPLHSPPTEHYTIVFNTFVMMQLFNEINARKIHGERNVFESIYRNPIFCTVVLGTFAAQIIIVEFGGKPFSCSGLTLSQWFWCIFIGVGELLWGQLICTVPTSHLKFLKEAGHGITKEEIPEEELPEDVDEIDHAEMELRRGQILWFRGLNRIQTQIKVVNAFRSSLYEGLEKPESRSSIHNFMTHPEFILEEDEPRTPFLDGAEDDPETDGLKKRGGGSLGGSTSLNRNNNAVDSDQAEVTVPEPESPLHSLETSV